In Desulfatiglans anilini DSM 4660, the genomic stretch AAGAAATCGTCATCGACCGTCCCACCGATATCCAGCAGAATCTGTGTGCCGATAAAGCCTATGATGGCAAACCCGCATTGAAGACCATCGTTGCCCACGGTTATATTCCCCACGTGAAAACACGGGGGGAGGAGCGCCAGGAAAAAAAGCGCAATCCCGCATGGAAAG encodes the following:
- a CDS encoding transposase codes for the protein EIVIDRPTDIQQNLCADKAYDGKPALKTIVAHGYIPHVKTRGEERQEKKRNPAWKARRWVVEVSHSWFNRFRKILVRYEKLSDTYMALLHMAAAIIAYRKVGVIYG